The following are encoded together in the Acidovorax sp. KKS102 genome:
- a CDS encoding amino acid ABC transporter ATP-binding protein: MNLARDAAAQPSQPAASPAPTVVELKDVHKRFGSNQVLKGVSFSIPKGQVVAIIGKSGSGKSTALRCIDRLEIIDSGTIHVCGHAVHDPAIDLRQLRQDVGIVFQSYNLFPHLTVEQNITLAPKAVKNLPAAQARAIAARTLQQVGLADKAQAYPEQLSGGQQQRVAIARSLAMEPQVMLFDEVTSALDPQLTGEVLRVIESLAQGGMTMVLVTHEMEFAARVADTVIYMHEGKVWETGPGGMLKNPQTAELRDFLSHGL; the protein is encoded by the coding sequence ATGAACCTCGCCCGAGACGCTGCCGCGCAACCCTCCCAGCCAGCGGCTTCGCCTGCGCCCACCGTCGTTGAGCTGAAGGATGTGCACAAGCGCTTTGGCAGCAACCAGGTGCTCAAGGGCGTGTCGTTTTCCATTCCCAAGGGCCAGGTCGTGGCCATCATTGGCAAGAGCGGGTCGGGCAAAAGCACGGCGCTGCGCTGCATCGACCGGCTGGAGATCATCGACAGCGGCACCATCCACGTGTGCGGCCACGCGGTGCACGACCCGGCCATCGACCTGCGCCAGCTGCGCCAGGACGTGGGCATCGTGTTCCAGAGCTACAACCTGTTCCCGCACCTGACGGTGGAGCAGAACATCACGCTCGCGCCCAAGGCCGTCAAGAACCTGCCCGCCGCCCAGGCGCGCGCCATTGCCGCCCGCACCCTGCAGCAGGTGGGCCTGGCCGACAAGGCGCAGGCCTACCCCGAGCAGCTATCGGGCGGCCAGCAGCAGCGCGTGGCCATTGCCCGGTCGCTGGCCATGGAGCCGCAGGTGATGCTGTTCGACGAAGTGACCTCGGCGCTGGACCCACAGCTGACCGGCGAGGTGCTGCGCGTCATCGAATCGCTAGCCCAGGGCGGCATGACCATGGTGCTGGTCACCCACGAAATGGAATTTGCTGCGCGCGTGGCCGACACCGTGATCTACATGCACGAGGGCAAGGTCTGGGAGACAGGCCCCGGCGGCATGCTGAAGAACCCGCAAACGGCCGAGCTGCGCGACTTTCTGTCGCACGGGCTGTGA
- a CDS encoding four-carbon acid sugar kinase family protein, translating into MTTTAPLFGWYGDDFTGATDTLAVLAQAGLRSMLFLGVPSAEALAAAGRLDAVGIAGAARAMPPEAMRAELAPVARFFRQIAPTVLHYKVCSTFDSAPHVGNIACAIETLHPSVENRWVPILGGQPSLGRYCAFSNLFAAAGTGGTVYRIDRHPTMHRHPVTPMAEADLRVHLAQQGLQGITALHYPLYEADALPGSLNTLPGHGATAVPEVSNVSDTPFVPTLLDLTSADQLASVGHLLWQQAQRARLLAVGPSSVAQALIACWGAQVSPPAPALAPSPSPVFAWAGSLSPITAAQVQAATSYQRIPVDAHRLTHDTDYAQAAQRAICARLQQGHHVLAYTGPTDGASAPSGGASAAVAPASAALVARVVQAQADNGTPLRRVGIAGGDTSSHAVQALHLWGLSYHTTVCPGVTLSRAHSTDPSRHGLELMLKGGQMGGTDLFERLLGAG; encoded by the coding sequence ATGACGACCACGGCCCCCTTGTTCGGCTGGTATGGCGACGACTTCACCGGTGCCACCGACACGCTGGCCGTGCTGGCCCAGGCGGGTCTGCGCTCGATGCTGTTCCTGGGCGTGCCCAGCGCCGAGGCCCTGGCAGCGGCCGGGCGGCTAGACGCTGTGGGCATTGCGGGCGCCGCACGCGCCATGCCGCCCGAGGCCATGCGCGCAGAACTGGCACCCGTGGCCCGTTTTTTCAGGCAGATCGCGCCCACCGTGTTGCATTACAAGGTGTGCTCCACCTTCGACAGTGCACCCCATGTCGGCAACATTGCCTGCGCCATCGAAACACTGCACCCCAGCGTGGAGAACCGCTGGGTACCTATCCTCGGCGGCCAGCCCAGCCTGGGCAGATACTGCGCCTTCAGCAACCTGTTTGCCGCAGCCGGCACGGGGGGAACCGTCTACCGCATTGACCGGCACCCGACGATGCACCGGCACCCGGTGACCCCCATGGCAGAAGCCGACTTGCGGGTGCACCTGGCGCAGCAGGGTTTGCAAGGCATCACGGCACTGCATTACCCGCTGTACGAAGCAGACGCCTTGCCCGGCTCTCTGAACACCCTGCCGGGCCATGGCGCGACCGCTGTGCCCGAGGTGTCCAATGTGTCCGATACGCCCTTCGTGCCTACGCTGCTCGACCTGACCAGTGCAGACCAGCTGGCCAGCGTGGGGCACCTGCTGTGGCAACAAGCCCAGCGCGCCCGCCTGCTCGCCGTGGGGCCCAGCTCCGTGGCCCAGGCGTTGATCGCGTGCTGGGGGGCGCAGGTCAGCCCACCTGCCCCTGCCTTGGCACCATCGCCCAGCCCCGTGTTCGCCTGGGCGGGCAGCCTGTCACCCATCACAGCGGCCCAGGTCCAGGCCGCAACGTCTTATCAGCGCATCCCGGTGGACGCGCACCGGCTGACCCATGACACCGACTACGCCCAGGCCGCCCAACGCGCAATATGCGCCAGGCTGCAGCAGGGCCATCACGTGCTGGCCTACACCGGGCCCACGGACGGCGCTTCTGCCCCGTCCGGTGGTGCTTCAGCGGCCGTCGCCCCCGCCAGTGCGGCCCTGGTCGCCCGCGTGGTGCAGGCGCAGGCCGACAACGGTACGCCGCTGCGGCGCGTTGGCATTGCGGGGGGCGACACCTCCAGCCACGCCGTGCAGGCACTGCACCTGTGGGGGCTGTCGTACCACACCACGGTCTGCCCCGGGGTCACGCTGAGCCGCGCGCACAGTACAGACCCATCGCGCCACGGGCTGGAGCTGATGCTCAAGGGGGGGCAGATGGGCGGAACGGACCTTTTCGAAAGACTGCTGGGCGCGGGCTGA
- a CDS encoding transporter substrate-binding domain-containing protein — protein MTASRTRILRRALLATAAAALCLPAMADLAEIKSAGKLRVGIDFGAPFYGYVDEKMKPVGSDVEAAELLAKDLGLTLEIVNTTNSARIPNLLSNKVDLIISSLSITPERQKAVDFSMPYGAIQAAVGAPKSLKLTNIDDLAGKTVAVTRGGPQDKIVTERAPQAKVVRFDDESASITAAATGQADIVAITPPIIAAIAKKNPAREFETKFILQSYQLGMAMRKGQPELMKAVNGWIKTNLTNGKLNDIHLKYAGVPIPKEIIDGAK, from the coding sequence ATGACCGCTTCCCGCACCCGCATCCTGCGCCGCGCCCTGCTCGCCACCGCCGCAGCCGCCCTGTGCCTGCCCGCCATGGCAGACCTGGCCGAGATCAAGTCCGCAGGCAAACTGCGCGTGGGCATCGACTTTGGCGCGCCGTTCTATGGCTATGTGGACGAGAAGATGAAGCCCGTGGGCTCGGACGTGGAAGCGGCCGAGTTGCTGGCCAAGGACCTGGGCCTGACGCTGGAGATCGTGAACACCACCAACTCCGCGCGCATCCCCAACCTGCTGTCGAACAAGGTGGACCTGATCATCTCGTCGCTCTCCATCACGCCCGAGCGCCAGAAGGCCGTGGACTTCTCCATGCCCTACGGCGCCATCCAGGCGGCCGTGGGCGCGCCCAAGAGCCTCAAGCTCACCAACATCGACGACCTGGCCGGCAAGACCGTGGCCGTGACCCGCGGCGGCCCGCAGGACAAGATCGTGACCGAGCGCGCGCCGCAGGCCAAGGTGGTGCGCTTTGATGATGAATCTGCCTCCATCACCGCTGCCGCCACGGGCCAGGCCGATATCGTGGCCATCACGCCGCCCATCATCGCGGCCATTGCCAAGAAGAACCCCGCCCGCGAGTTCGAGACCAAGTTCATCCTGCAGTCCTACCAGTTGGGCATGGCCATGCGCAAGGGCCAACCCGAGCTGATGAAGGCCGTCAACGGCTGGATCAAGACCAACCTGACCAACGGCAAGCTCAACGACATCCACCTGAAGTACGCGGGCGTGCCGATCCCCAAAGAAATCATCGACGGCGCCAAGTAA
- a CDS encoding aspartate kinase → MQDVQNSKISVEKIGGTSMTAFGDVLRHIVLHDPKRINGRIYVVSAYSGVTNQLLEHKKTGERGIYALFAEGKGYQDALTQLASSLKKLNAGYADLGLPLDVADAFIDQRIAQAREYLNAMQHVLASGYLSRKDVLLAAREVLASIGESHSAFNSVEILKANGVNALLMDLAGFDDNEAWTIDERIANSFKGLDLSDKVVVATGYTKGTEGIMREFDRGYSEVTFSKIAVEVRPAEAVIHKEFHLSSADPNLVGLENAIVVGATNYDVADQLADVGMEAIHPKAAKPMELAGIPIRLKNTFEPDHPGTLITKDFVGERARVEIVTGTDKVTLIEIHDPSMVGTVGFDAGLMNVFCKHDVSYILKATNANSIAHLVWDNQVTPELVAELQKDYQVVTIKPSAIVCTIGSNIGIPGVLAKAAQALADARVNVNCVSQTLRQVNMQFVIEREDYKTAIKALNMALCVNSGTPVPRV, encoded by the coding sequence ATGCAAGACGTTCAAAACTCCAAGATCTCTGTCGAGAAGATCGGCGGCACCTCGATGACCGCCTTTGGCGATGTGCTGCGCCACATCGTCCTGCACGACCCCAAGCGCATCAACGGCCGGATCTACGTGGTGTCCGCCTACTCGGGCGTGACGAACCAGCTGCTGGAGCACAAGAAGACGGGTGAGCGCGGCATCTATGCCCTGTTTGCCGAAGGCAAGGGCTACCAGGATGCTTTGACGCAGCTGGCTTCCAGCCTTAAAAAGCTCAACGCGGGCTACGCCGACCTGGGCCTGCCGCTGGATGTGGCCGATGCCTTTATTGATCAGCGCATTGCCCAGGCGCGCGAATATCTGAACGCCATGCAGCACGTGCTGGCCAGCGGCTACCTGAGCCGTAAGGACGTGTTGCTCGCGGCGCGTGAAGTGCTGGCCTCGATTGGCGAGTCGCACAGCGCGTTCAACTCCGTCGAGATCCTCAAGGCCAATGGCGTCAATGCACTGCTGATGGACCTGGCCGGTTTTGACGACAACGAAGCCTGGACGATTGACGAGCGCATTGCCAACAGCTTCAAGGGCCTGGACCTGAGCGACAAGGTGGTGGTGGCCACGGGCTACACCAAAGGCACCGAGGGCATCATGCGCGAGTTCGACCGGGGCTACTCCGAGGTCACCTTCAGCAAGATCGCCGTGGAAGTTCGCCCCGCCGAGGCTGTGATCCACAAGGAATTCCACCTGTCGTCCGCCGACCCCAACCTCGTGGGGCTGGAAAACGCCATTGTGGTGGGCGCCACCAACTACGACGTGGCCGACCAGCTGGCCGACGTGGGCATGGAAGCCATCCATCCCAAGGCCGCCAAGCCCATGGAACTGGCCGGCATCCCGATCCGCCTGAAGAACACGTTTGAGCCCGACCACCCCGGCACGCTCATCACCAAAGACTTCGTGGGCGAGCGCGCGCGCGTCGAGATCGTGACCGGCACCGACAAGGTCACGCTGATCGAAATCCACGACCCCAGCATGGTGGGTACCGTCGGCTTTGATGCGGGCCTGATGAACGTGTTTTGCAAGCACGATGTGAGCTACATCCTCAAGGCGACCAACGCCAACTCCATCGCCCATCTGGTGTGGGACAACCAGGTCACACCCGAGCTGGTGGCTGAGCTGCAGAAGGACTACCAGGTCGTGACGATCAAGCCCAGCGCGATCGTGTGCACCATTGGCTCCAACATCGGCATCCCCGGCGTGCTGGCCAAGGCTGCGCAGGCGCTGGCCGATGCCCGCGTCAACGTGAATTGCGTGTCTCAGACCCTGCGCCAGGTGAACATGCAGTTCGTGATCGAACGCGAGGACTACAAGACCGCCATCAAGGCGCTGAACATGGCGCTGTGCGTGAACTCGGGGACCCCGGTGCCTCGCGTGTGA
- a CDS encoding VOC family protein: protein MSRHFGAIRQLGYVVHDIEAAMDYWSKTLGVGPWFYNPKVPIKNYVYRGESHEPHNSVALANSGYVQVELIQTRNDVPSMYRDFLQAGRTGLQHVAYWTSDYDADLARLTAQGFKALMSGEVGEKGRFVYFDTEYHPGTVIELSEVAGPKGRMFDLIRAESETWDGKTDPVRPFPDLSKI from the coding sequence ATGAGCCGTCATTTCGGCGCCATCCGCCAGCTGGGCTATGTGGTCCACGACATCGAAGCCGCCATGGACTACTGGAGCAAGACCCTGGGCGTGGGCCCCTGGTTCTACAACCCCAAGGTTCCGATCAAGAACTATGTCTATCGGGGCGAGTCGCACGAGCCGCACAACTCGGTGGCGCTGGCCAACTCCGGCTACGTGCAGGTCGAGCTGATCCAGACCCGCAACGACGTGCCCTCGATGTACCGCGACTTTTTGCAGGCCGGGCGCACCGGGCTGCAGCACGTGGCCTACTGGACCAGCGACTACGACGCGGACCTGGCGCGCCTGACCGCCCAAGGCTTTAAGGCGCTGATGAGTGGCGAGGTGGGCGAAAAGGGCCGGTTTGTGTACTTCGACACCGAATACCACCCCGGCACGGTGATCGAGCTGTCGGAAGTGGCTGGCCCCAAAGGCCGCATGTTCGACCTGATCCGCGCCGAGTCGGAAACTTGGGACGGCAAGACCGACCCGGTACGTCCTTTCCCGGACCTCTCCAAGATCTGA
- a CDS encoding amino acid ABC transporter permease, which translates to MIDGGLNAYHLQYLLFGALWTIGLSLIAFVGGGLAGGVIALCRVSPIKAVRWATIAWIQIIQGTPLLVVLFLCYFGLSIMGLELPAIVAASIAMIVYVSAYLGEIWRGCIESVPRTQWEAAECLALSRTQRMRLVVLPQAVRIATPPTVGFMVQIVKNTSLASIVGFIELVRAGQLINNSIFQPFTVYLLIAIVYFAMCYPLSVWSRKLEQRQQFGNRGTATPSVTTA; encoded by the coding sequence ATGATCGACGGCGGACTGAATGCCTACCACCTGCAGTACCTGCTGTTCGGCGCGCTGTGGACCATCGGCCTGTCGCTGATCGCCTTTGTGGGCGGCGGCCTGGCCGGGGGCGTGATTGCGCTGTGCCGCGTCAGCCCCATCAAGGCGGTGCGCTGGGCCACCATTGCGTGGATCCAGATCATCCAGGGCACGCCGCTGCTGGTGGTGCTGTTCCTGTGCTACTTCGGCCTGTCCATCATGGGGCTGGAGCTGCCCGCCATCGTGGCCGCCAGCATCGCGATGATTGTTTACGTCAGTGCCTACCTGGGCGAGATCTGGCGCGGTTGCATCGAATCGGTGCCGCGCACGCAGTGGGAGGCGGCCGAATGCCTGGCCCTATCGCGCACCCAGCGCATGCGGCTGGTGGTGCTGCCCCAGGCGGTGCGCATTGCCACCCCGCCCACGGTGGGCTTCATGGTGCAGATCGTCAAGAACACATCGCTCGCGTCCATCGTGGGGTTCATCGAGCTGGTGCGTGCCGGGCAGCTCATCAACAACTCCATCTTCCAGCCGTTCACCGTGTACCTGCTGATTGCCATCGTGTACTTCGCGATGTGCTACCCGCTGTCGGTCTGGAGCCGCAAGCTGGAGCAGCGCCAGCAGTTTGGAAACCGTGGCACAGCCACCCCTTCTGTGACCACCGCATGA
- a CDS encoding amino acid ABC transporter permease — MQYEFDFASVLANWPQFLEGAWMTILLSFPATVIGFVGGTLLAIGRRGHTPWVAKACGAYVEVLRNTPLLVQVFLVFFGLASLGWKVPAFAAALLTLVINVAAYTCEIMRAGMDSIHKGQIEAAECLGLTRRQVYWHVVLRPAMEKVYPALTSQFVLLMLASSITSQISVEELTAIAARVQSETFRPFEAYILVAVAYLVLSLLMRAGLWLFGQIVFTRQRKLRSAK, encoded by the coding sequence ATGCAATACGAATTCGACTTTGCCAGCGTGCTGGCGAACTGGCCCCAGTTTCTGGAAGGGGCCTGGATGACTATCCTGCTGTCCTTCCCGGCCACGGTGATTGGCTTTGTGGGCGGCACGCTGCTGGCGATTGGCCGGCGCGGCCACACGCCTTGGGTGGCCAAGGCCTGTGGCGCCTATGTGGAGGTGCTGCGCAACACGCCGCTGCTGGTGCAGGTGTTTCTGGTGTTCTTCGGCCTGGCCAGCCTGGGCTGGAAGGTGCCTGCATTTGCGGCGGCGTTGCTGACGCTGGTGATCAACGTGGCGGCCTACACCTGCGAAATCATGCGCGCCGGCATGGACTCGATCCACAAGGGCCAGATCGAGGCAGCCGAATGCCTGGGCCTGACGCGGCGGCAGGTGTACTGGCATGTGGTGCTGCGTCCTGCCATGGAGAAGGTCTACCCCGCGCTCACCAGCCAGTTCGTGCTGCTGATGCTGGCCTCGTCTATCACCTCCCAGATCTCGGTGGAGGAGCTTACGGCCATCGCGGCCCGCGTGCAGTCTGAAACCTTCCGCCCCTTCGAGGCCTACATCCTGGTCGCCGTGGCCTACCTGGTGCTGTCGCTGCTGATGCGTGCCGGACTGTGGCTGTTCGGCCAGATCGTGTTCACGCGCCAACGCAAATTGAGGAGCGCCAAATGA
- a CDS encoding ribulose-bisphosphate carboxylase large subunit family protein — MSPDRFEATYLIETPLDPAHVAEVLAGEQSCGTFTRVEGETDALRERARATVESIELLDVALVPSLPNGWMQRRGMFGTPQTWQRARLRVSFPCGNIGPNLPTLAATVSGNLFDLGEVTGLRLESMKLPRAYREQFDMPRQGIAGTRALTGVQGRPLIGTIIKPNVGLSAEETGELAGRLCAAGVDFIKDDEVCANPVHAPLADRVKSVMRRVRAHQDKTGKLVMVAFNITDETDAMRRHADLIAAEGGSCVMVSLNWCGYSAVQTLRRHTPLALHGHRNGYGALSRHPLLGFSFNAWQTLWRLAGVDHMHVHGLQGKFSQTDEEVIESAHDTLAPLCEGLDDRVLPAFSNGQWAGTVPATWDSVHSNDLLFMSGGGILAHPDGAAAGVASLQQAWDAVQKNETLAERAAHAPELRRAIEFFGKK, encoded by the coding sequence ATGTCCCCAGACCGCTTTGAAGCCACCTATCTGATCGAAACCCCGCTGGACCCCGCCCACGTGGCCGAGGTACTGGCGGGCGAGCAATCGTGTGGCACCTTCACCCGGGTGGAGGGCGAGACCGATGCGCTGCGCGAACGCGCCCGCGCCACGGTCGAATCCATCGAGCTGCTGGACGTGGCGCTCGTCCCCTCGCTGCCCAACGGCTGGATGCAGCGGCGCGGCATGTTCGGCACGCCGCAGACCTGGCAGCGCGCCCGGCTGCGCGTGAGCTTTCCGTGCGGCAACATCGGCCCCAACCTGCCGACGCTGGCAGCCACGGTGTCGGGCAACCTGTTCGACCTGGGCGAGGTCACCGGTTTGCGTCTGGAGTCGATGAAGCTGCCCCGCGCCTACCGCGAGCAGTTTGATATGCCCCGCCAAGGTATTGCAGGCACACGCGCGCTGACCGGCGTGCAGGGCCGCCCGCTCATCGGCACCATCATCAAACCCAACGTGGGTTTATCGGCCGAAGAAACCGGTGAACTGGCGGGCCGCCTGTGCGCCGCCGGGGTGGACTTCATCAAGGATGACGAGGTGTGCGCCAACCCGGTGCACGCCCCGCTGGCCGACCGCGTGAAATCCGTGATGCGCCGTGTGCGGGCCCACCAGGACAAGACCGGCAAGCTCGTGATGGTGGCGTTCAACATCACCGATGAGACCGACGCCATGCGCCGCCATGCCGACCTGATTGCCGCCGAGGGTGGCAGTTGTGTGATGGTCAGCCTGAACTGGTGCGGCTACTCCGCCGTGCAGACGCTGCGCCGCCACACCCCGCTGGCCCTGCACGGCCACCGCAACGGCTACGGCGCCCTGTCGCGCCACCCGCTACTGGGCTTTTCGTTCAACGCCTGGCAGACGCTGTGGCGCTTGGCGGGTGTGGACCACATGCATGTGCACGGCCTGCAGGGCAAGTTCTCGCAGACCGATGAGGAAGTGATCGAGTCCGCCCACGACACACTGGCCCCGCTGTGCGAAGGACTGGATGACCGCGTGCTGCCCGCCTTCTCCAACGGCCAGTGGGCCGGCACGGTGCCCGCCACCTGGGACAGTGTGCATAGCAACGACCTGCTGTTCATGTCCGGTGGCGGCATTCTGGCCCACCCCGATGGCGCGGCCGCTGGCGTGGCCAGCCTGCAGCAGGCTTGGGACGCGGTGCAGAAAAACGAAACCCTGGCGGAGCGCGCTGCACACGCGCCAGAGCTGCGCCGGGCCATCGAATTCTTCGGCAAGAAGTGA